The Halalkalicoccus subterraneus genome contains the following window.
GCGGGACGACCAGCCACGGGTTCGTGGCGACACGCAAACGGGGGGTGAGGAGTGATGCTCGACCTGCTTGCGACCCGGTATGCCTACGTCGCGTTCATCGTCCTGCTCTCGGTGGGACTGTACATGGTGATCGCCAGCCAGAACCTCGTCAAGAAGCTGATCGGGGTCAACCTCTTCCAGACGGCGATCTTCCTGTTCTTCGTCGCCGTCGCGTACGTCGAGGGCGGGGCCGTGCCCGTCGTGCCGAAGGACGCCGGCGGGCCGACGACGACGCTCGTGAGTCCGTTGCCCCACGTGATCGTGCTGACTGCCATCGTGGTCGGGGTCGCCCTGACGGCGGTCGGCCTCGCACTGATCGTGCGGATCTACACCGAGTACGGGACCCTTCGAGAGGACGTCCTCCGGGAGGTGCGCGCCGATGATTGAGAACGTTCCCGTACTGCTGG
Protein-coding sequences here:
- a CDS encoding cation:proton antiporter subunit C; this translates as MLDLLATRYAYVAFIVLLSVGLYMVIASQNLVKKLIGVNLFQTAIFLFFVAVAYVEGGAVPVVPKDAGGPTTTLVSPLPHVIVLTAIVVGVALTAVGLALIVRIYTEYGTLREDVLREVRADD